The stretch of DNA AGAAATTGCAGAAATAACTGAAGTAGAAGCAGAATGAAACtgatgtacatatttatatatttattattaccaCACAGACATGAACCAGAACACATGCACAGTTGCTATGTTACCTTTGCCTCTGTCCCACTCTCTGACATGTGGTACCCCTGGTCGAGAGTCTTTTCTCTCTTGAATCTCAACCTCCACTTTCTTTACTGCAGCCTCAGGGGGAGGAGGCCCAATCAAATCATCAGTCTCATCCTCATCCTTGTTGACATCTtcgtcagcagcagcagctacaagAACACAGAAACAAGTCGTTTTAGTACGTTTATGTTTTcagcaatatatttatttgatatataatGATATAGAAAAGAAACACTACCTAACAGAAATTCAGCAAAATCTGCAGTATTCATGTTTACATGCTTTGAGGCAGATACAAAATGTGATAttttttattgtgattttaattttaattaatgtgaatttaattaaataaaaaatatttctcagagGTATTTGTAAAAATGGGACTTCTCATGTCTTGTACACATCTAATAGAAGCTCTACCTAATTTACACATCGACCTAAATAACACAAATAACATACATTCTCCCTCCTCAGCTCCTGGCTCTAGCTTGCttttcttcatcttcctcatctTCACTTTTGCCAGTCGAGCCTCAAGCATagcttttctcttctccttcagCTGCTCTCGCTTGTTGCGTTGCTCTGTGGTCTACAGAAACAGTAGCACTCATTgtaacacatttgcagaaaagttTAGTCTCAAACTGTTGAACTGTAACATTCAAGAAATTCTAAACTAATATTCAAGTAAAATCATAAAGCGGTCTCATATCTAATATATAATCTGTTTACCCATGATTATTTTAAAGAAAGTTGTTGTGCTATCAGCGCTACAAGTGTACATATGCTATGTAATTATCTCTCTATAAGCTTTTCTGCCCCCTCTCTCTTACAGTCTCCTCCCAATCGTCATAAGCTGATGGCATAGTCCGACCTAGCAAAGTGTTGAAATAACAACGTTTTGGGAGAGGGGACATGTCTAAAGTCCCAACcctaacatcctataaatttGATTACTCCCTTATTCACATGACTACTAAAACGCTTTACAACCCTCCTAACTACTGGTAAGGTAATGTTACTAATAATGTTCTCACCTGGTCTCTCAGCATATCCAAagtttctctctgttttttgcGTTGTTGCTCATCCTGGGCAAAAGCAAAGTATCCAACACCCAGCTCTCTAgcctctgaaacacacacagaaagatcATACTTTCCCATCAAACACTTTCACACAAACATTGCTTACAGTGCTCAAGACTTCTCAAGTGAACTTTATCCATCTCTCACCTTGATCTCGGATATTTTCATAGTGAATGGGTCCCACAGGTCTCTTCAtctgctcctcctcttccttttcCCACTgttctctctgcatctctcgCCTCATATCTTCAGACAGCAGAGTCCTGTCAGCTCCAGTCACTCTACAGAGAGACAAATGCAGTTTTTACATAGCATATGCGTTCTAGGGCTGGATAATGTGGATAAAACCATTCTATATTATTTAGCCTTTTGATGAATAACTATATACACTCAGAggactttattaggaacacctgtatACCTTTACACATGCAATTAtgtaatcagccaatcatgtggcaacAGTGCggtgcataaaatcatgcagattcCGGCcaacagcttcaggtaatgcttatatcaaccatcagaatgaggaaaaacgtGATCTTAGTCATTCTAAGTGTAGCTCCAGATGGGCTGGTTTGAGCACTTCTGGTAATCTGAGATTTTAACGGACTACAGTCTGTGGACTCACAAATCCAGTGATTGACGGTTCTGCAGACTGAAATACCTTGTTAATGAAAGATCAACTCAAAATTGCCAGACTGGTTCAAGCTGACAGGTAACTGATATctactctgtacaactgtgtcAAACTTTGAAATGGACGGACCATGTTGGGTTCCAATTCCGCCAGCCAGGAAAGCTGAGGCGGCAGTTGGTACTGGCTCACCGAAGCTAGCACACAGATGGTTGGGTCGGAATTTGgagccaacagcatgaatccatggactcaCTCGCTTTGTGTCAATAGTCCTGGCTGGTGGAGGTGATGTAATGAACGTGGGGGAAGTTTTCTTGCCCCGCTTTGGGCCAGTTAATAGATTGGTCATTGCTTGAATTGCTAAATTTGGTTTTAAAAACAttacaatgagttcagtgttcttcccAGTTACCAGAACTGAATCAAATTCAACAACTTCTGGATGGGGATTTATATATATCAGCATCATGATGTTGGCAAATTATTTGCTTATAAAGGCAAAATTAGCATAAATGATATAAACTGAGAGCTGCCCCAGCCCTAGTGGTGCCTACTGTTTGTTCTGTAAATCTTGATCCATTTTCTGAAACTCTGGTAAATCTTTCCTTAAACACTTCCTGGATCTACCCAATGCATCAACATAGTCCACCCTGgaaaaaagatataaaaaaaaaacccagttaGATAGAGAACAaacatttttcattattaagATAGAGATCATATATGCCAACACCCATTATACCATTCCTCATCTGCATTCTGTGGAGGTGGGACAGGGATGCGTGTGTCAGTGTCTTCTCCGTCTCTGTCTCCTTTCTCAGCCTCTCTGCTGTGCATCCCTTTCTTCTGGTCAATAATTTTCTGTGTGAAGTCCACCAAGTAAAGACTTTCAGTCTCCTCATCTAAAGAAGAAAAGATATCAGAGCGACACTCAAAACTCAGCCACTATCTGCACAAGGCTGTCACCTGTTAAAATTGATGATACCATGAATGCCATGCTCCATAATGCCACATTCCCAAACACAAGCCACCTGTACCTGGGAAATCTCCTTTGGTCATTTGTTCATAGAGTCGTGCCTTCTCCTCCAACTTTTGCCTGAGTAAGCATAATGAGCGGATAACAACATCAATATGAATGTACAAGTAAATTAAAAACTGAAGGAGAAGCTCATTTTCATACATATCATCTGTTTCACCTCGATTTGTCCAAgttcttttcttcctccacagtttGTTCTACATCCCTTTGAGCACGAGCAGACACCCCTTCATTCTGTTTAGTCCATATACTGGGTTTCTATATGGGcgccaacacaaaaacacatcaataagtcagccaaccactgttctaaaacacaaacaccaaAAATCTTTGTCTCCTTTCATTAGGTTTACTTGCCTTTACTTTGGGGTGGGATTTGGGTGCAGCTCCCACATCCTGAGAAAGTCTTTCCTGTTTGAATGCCTCCTGCTTCCGATAAAGCTCAGCTTTCAAGTCCACCAGCTAtaatagtttgtttgtttttttaatggaagaaCACAAATGAATAAGTATTAGGGAATGTAAAGATTTCTATTTAATCAGACAATGGAACAATTTTCAATATGTTGCCCATCCTCTAGCTCACCATGTCCTAAATAACATTCACAATGTACTCAAAAAGCAGACTGTCAGCTTCAATCCAAGCATATTTATGTGTATATTTGGGAAATCATggaaattaaatgttttatgcATAACACACTGCAAATTGTGCCCAATGGTATGGTGTTCAAGTCAGTCGTGGTCCTTAAATCAGGCTGAAACTTTATAAGTCTGAAAACTCAACCAGACATAGACAAACCTTTAGGCATGTTTAGTGTGTTGCTGAGTCAATTTGATTACCACTGAACatccatttctttcttttctgttttttttgaaTGACTCAGGGCATACAGTTTACAAAGAGTAACTTGGCAGAGCATCAGTAGGAATATGCAACAGTCAGCCACAGcattacaaaacacacacagggtcCGATATCAGTAGCTACTGTACAAACGGTTAATCAAGGGCTGCTGCTATATTAATACAGCTACACAGAACACAAATAAAAACCGAGATTCTGCATTTCATGTCTCTAAGTTACAACATCAGAGTCAATGTTCAGTGAACGTTATGGGCTGCACCACCAGGTACGTTTTTGTTTACGTTACGACCAAGCCAGGGTTTAAACCTGTTTTCTCAGCTTCCTAGAATCAGCATAGTCAAAATGCTTAAGTCGATAAAGCTACACACCAGTCTGGTGGTCTTTAACAAACTAGACCCCCAAATTAAAAGACTTTTTCGGATGAACATTCACTGCTACCGAATATCTCGACTCCAGCGTATTAAAGCCGCTCTTACAGTCACTACTGAACAGCTATGGCAGAAATACGATGTAAACAACGTACCGACGAAGCTGTGACATTATACTGCTTCttctttttatccatgttctcAGACGGGATTAATGCTGAGAGTCGTGAgagtgttcacacacacaccgccatCTTTGTTAGCTCGCTCTATTTTGTTGTGAGGAAGAGAGACAAACTCTCCCTGCTGAGAAGAGCTGCCGCCTGCTGCTGCGGGGCTTTACTGCAGGAGGCCGGAGAGCTGCTCCAGCCCTCCAGCTTTCCCCGTGTCGCCTCTCAGGAGCACTAATAACTAATGGATGCACAGAAACCAGCTTTTCAAGTatcgataccaactctgacatAAATACTCGATAGGTGGCTATAatttctgatatttatagtgttacacttttttttttatatctgatcccaaataagatataataagcttgaaagaacaacATATACTGGTTGAGTTACTAAAcgtttgaaaagtttcagagcaaTGGAAAAATATAATTTGCCACAATACAGTAACACATGCAAGCAGAGAAGCATAATGTTGCTAAGCTCGACCAAACTTTGGTGTTTTCACAAAATTCACATTTTAgagcagttaaaaaaaatggcaacttttaaACTCGACTTTTGGTTGGTTAAGAACCAAAAAAATACCACATGGAAACAAGtgctgaaaatgtaaaaatttcaatacatgtctgtttaatggtaataactatttatgactggcaTTTACCAGTAGTTTAAACATTTGATTTTTATAAGTGTGCAAACAAAAATGTGCTACTGAATCTCTGTGTAAGTGCCAGTctctaactagctaactagctgtGCTACTGTACTGCTACTGTGCTGCTGCTAGTCTATTAATATCCTTTGTGACGATgccaaactatatatatatatatatatatatatatatatatatatatatatatacttgctGGAGTGTGGGCAATCTCccttaatgaataattaattaaataattattttttttaaaaattgccAATTAAGCAACCCACTCGATAGTACTCACCCCTCCTATCTTCTTCTGATAATGGTGAGCCTAATACTTCTGACATTGGGAAGGTAAAGAATAATGTGGGGAGGGAGAGAGCTATCTGCCCACCTGGGGAGATggaggtcaattgtgctctctcagtctcaggctgctgatggcaggcaccATGACCTGGGTTTCGAACTAGCAATGGTGTGTTTAAAGACAAGCTAAAGATAGTGGTTTTCaaaaagaaccaaaaaaaaaaaaaatccagcaaCAGACTTGATTTGCTAGCCCTGCGTGCATCATGATCTGAAGGTCTTCAGGCAGTGCACTGTTCAAAGACTGTAAGATGCTAAAACCATGTTGTATATAGAGGTCAGATATCAACAGGCTCATAGGGTAGACACTGAGCTATTCAAAACAAATCAGCCAGTCCTTAATAAAGaatgctgggtgtgtgtgtgttgagcatGTGTGTTTAGTTCTGAGAGATTATCATCAGCAGAACTATTTCATTCCAGTTGCCACGTCCGTAGCTCAGCGGTGGTAACTGAATAGTAGAAATGCACTGTAGAGTGCATTAAATGCTCTGAATGGCCAGTATCTCTTATCttccaaaatacacacacacacacacacacaaaacaaacagacactCTATTAGTGTCGAAAATATTCATCACATTAATGGACAGGCACATTCCCCTGTGATTGTTTTAACACACTCATCTCCTGTATGACTCCCATTAAGCAGCAGTGTATTTAAGAGTGGGGCTCTCTGTAGAGTGAACCGCTTCCTATCACTGTCCTGTACTCTGCTTGACCAGGTAAGACGTACAGCGTAATGATACATTTTCTAAAATATGCCACATGTAGACATGTTTTTGTCAGTTGTCCAGGTTTTTTTATGGTTGAAGAGTCTTGATTTCAAATAACATCTCAAATGCACTAATGAGCAGTGCATACACCCCTCTAGAATGGTAGAAGGAAATGTCCTTATCCTGGAGGCTTATGTATGTCCATGTGACACGATTTCATTCTATATTAGGATGAATGTTTGCTGTTAAAGGCAACTGGCAGTTATGTTAAAATGATTAGTCAGTGACAGTATATTTGCAGTATGATATGCACTGGAAGTCAAAAAGCATGGCTCATTGTGATATATCATACCCTAACATTTAGCAGCTGTTTTGGATGTGGGGGAGCCATAGCCTAAAAGTTCTGTCCTGTGTGTGCTCTCACTGCtcttcagtatcagtatcaaagATCTTcgagcaacactatggaaaatgggTATTTCTTGCTCTGGGGCTCCCCCTACGGTCAGCAGGTGTACTTCGTGTATCATCTCACACctgaaagatacagaaccatcattAAAAGTGACAAGCCAGATGTGGTAGATTAATATCATTGCACAAAAATATGACTCAGGTTTTCGCAAGCATTATCCTGCCTGCTTACCAGCGTCACATACAGCAATTAGCAGTGCTATTATAAGGTAAAAATActgcatagtgttgctttaatttgCTAATGTAAAGTTAGTTTCCTCATGGCTCGTCATGGTGATGGAGTGGTTTGAGCAGTGAAGATTGCATATACACATTCACTGAATTGCACTTTTTAAAAACCATGTGATCAATCTTTTTTAGGTTAGTTGATTGGTTCTAGCAGCCATCAAGAGCCCGCTCAGCATGCCCTGCCCAAGCCGCGCAGGTCATGCAATCGTGCTCCTCTTTGCCCTttccttgttggctgaatgcgtTATGTGTGGCTCCAGCTTCCTCAGCCCCACCCAGAAGCCACAGGTGAGGTGCACATTTCCTACACCACAGTGTTCTCCTTTGCAGTGTGTGGTCAGGACTATATTTTAGCACCTGAAGGATTGGTCTGGTTTTGTGTTTAGCTTGCTAACTGTATTTTAGAGATGATGAGATTTTTGagccagtgagtgtgtgtgtgttttagggtcGTGGAGATCGAAAGCCACCTCGAGTGGGGCGGAGGGCTGCTGCAGAGCTAGAAGGTCCTCCTCCTTTGGAGGATAACCGCTTCATGGTATGCAGACACATACCAATAGATGTACAGAAGACATGAGCTAACTATgtggagagaggaaaaaaaactcctgaactttgaatggaagtcattgtaaaatggttttattccaagacatttgggagcatttctattggtccatttaataggacattttaatgttaaaaaatgACTGTAAGATTCAAACTATGTACACTGCAAAAATAGTATCTCAGCAAGTGAAATCATTATCAATCTAATCAGTAGATCTACACTTTTTACAAGGGCTTCCTAAAGGATTCTTTAGTAAGAGCAACTGTATATTTGACATTGACAAATAAGAACTATTAGAATACTAAATAGTTATTTAACCAAGAATTATTACATTTGATCATTACTGCATTTACTAGATTTGAAATATCTAAAAAATGTCATCTATTGCAGTGTATAAAATATGATTGTCAGTAAATATGTCTGATTcacactgaaagaaaaaagGCTTTTGTAAATGTACGAGTTCAGTTCCACATGAATGAAATACTATAAATCTGAACAATGACAGTGCATAGGTTTACTGCCTAATTTCTGCAGTTTAGTTCTTTTCCTGCCCCTTTACCTGTTACCTGTACATTATGAAATTCACTTAGTAATAAAGTGTGACTAATGTAAATGATTAGATATAACTAGATGTTCAAGAAAGTCAGACTGCCTGGTTTAATcgttgtttctctctctcccctcctctgtCTAGATAAGCACACCCTTTCAGTTAGGGGTGTCTTTGAGTGAGGGAGAATATGAGGAGTATGGCCCAGTGCTAAAGAGGATCCTGCAGGATGTTCTGGGTGATACACCCCCTTTAGGTTTGTTAGAGTTCTGTCTTAATCATTCATTCTGAAGCAAAACCAGAAAGAATCTAATATTCTTTATTAATCTAgtatgtttttcttcatttgtttCAGAGTGACCAAGCTACCAAATTCCAAAACTCATGGTCAAAAAGCACCAATAAGCACATTTACTAACTCACCTGATTGTTGAATTAAGATGAATAAAATTCTAAATTGAAAAGCTCTTTGAGCCTTGGGTTGTGTGTTCTAATGAAGGAACATCTTTTGACCCTCTGCATACTGGGATTTAGTGGGAGTTTAAGAGCTGCTAAGGAAGCAATTGTATAGAAATCACCTTAAGGGCAGAAAAATGGCAGGGGTCAGTGTTCAGTCATGTGCGTAAAATTAGACAATGGATACAAATAGGTAAAAATATGTGGAGGAATAAATCCACAATCCTCTTTtatctgaactgaattgaagTGAATAATGAAGATTATCCTATGACAACTGTACATGTCAATGTGCGGGAAATACGTTTGACGGTAACTGAACAGTAGGCTTGCATAGTCGACATGTCAACTCACAAGAACATCATTAATATGTTGGcatagagagcaagagagattgACACAAGTTCATTTTGAACAGTTACGGGGCTCAATGCAGATTCCAAACATAAAACTCAATTAATAAACAAAGGCATTTTAActtttatttgaacatcatCTCCATGGCTATAAACAAAGCCACTGACTGGTCCACTAGCCCTGGTCTGTCGAGAAAGTTTGGAGACTTTTTTTGAGGTGCATATTAATGCAGCCATCACAGAAGGCCGCATTAAAGGGCATATTATGGGTGTTGAAGAACTTGAAATGAGAAATCAGATATACAGGCCTACAAAGAGAACACATGAGCAAATTCTGAGTTGGTAACTAATATGTGGTATTAAGAGtcagagattattattattaggttcAAAGCCTGCAACATGGAGGGCGAAATTGCAAAGATTCCACAGAAGAGTTCAGCTTGTGGACTGGTTCTACTAATgcagtaaaaagaaaaacagttaACTTACTGATTTCAACCAGTTTACAGAGCTCATTTAACTGACTGTCGCTCTGTttgttggggagggggggggttatttAGTGCACGCTCTTTTATTGGATCCTAACTCTGCTTTTAAATATGAACAAAACAGTGAACATTGTAAACGTCTAGACTATTTAATAGAAACAACTAAACCAATCTGGTATTTTATGCCttagaaacacacaccacagcacAATTTCACACAACCACACAGTGCAGGCATACAAATAAAGAGACGTTTAACAGAACTAGTTAAGTATTTTAAAACCAACAGACAGCAATAGaaaaattaaacttttttttaacattttcctTTACATAAACAAACCCATCAACAAAGTGCACATTCACATACAACCTAACATACCAACTCAAACATGGAGATCATCATGGTTCTGAGACAAACAGTTAATGGGTATAAGAATATGGACAGAAGATTACATGGCAGGCTATGACTGCAGATCACCAAGTAAACAGGCAGCGCCTGCAGGTTGCTGTGCTCACAGGCCATAAATATGCGTGGTGTTCTGGCGAACCTTTTGAAGTACAGTGGAGAGGAGCTCTCCCTTCAGCAAGCTGATCTCACGCAGGGTGTGTATGCCCATTCCAGGGTGAGCAAACCTACACACCGTCTTGGGCACCTACAgtggaaaaataataataaaagtgtacACAAATTTAACACAATTAACAGTAACAAGAACTCCAATCTCTCTCCGACTGCCCTGCATCACCTCCATCTCGACTGAAAAACCTTCACACAATACTCTCTGCTTGGCATTTTTTGTATAGATGTTCTCTAAGGTGCTTGATAAATGGAACAAACCATACTACACTCTCAGAATGAGGGCAAAAACATTTCAATACTAGTAGTATTACAGTAGTATCACCAAAGGTaaagtattttaaaaaaaaaaaaaaaaaaaaaaaaaaaaaagtgactgCCACACATCCACACAGTTAGACATAGGAGTGGACAATATGACACTATGACTTGGCTAGTATTTGGCTAGCAGTTTCTTAAATTTGTGACTACTGGTGAATTTTGACAAAacagtaataaaccaataaaaaatataattaaaatatatttaataaaaatacaaaaaatatgcAATTAACCAGCGTATTGTAAAACATGTCTttaaatatattgatatttttaacatatcacccagccctagttTGATGTCTACACTAAGTAACACTACATCCAGTTATACTCAATTTACTTTAATTACACACAACAGCTTACAGCTTTAATGATTTCCACCTGATAAAGTGGATGGATTCTGTACTAAACCTATATGTCCAGAAACATTACATTTGCTTACTTAGCAGATGTTATGATCTATAGTAATTTTGAACAGTAATAGGTGAATGTATCAATGAAGGTTTTCTTGAGAATCTTAATAGGAGTAGCATACATGAATAAGGTGTTAAACAAGTGCTTTGAAAAAAGAATCAAGCAGCTAAACACAGCTGTATGGCCAGCAGTTTGAAAACACTTTGTTGACTTAACGTCAGAAAGAAGCATGTTTTATTCTACAATGTCAAACAGAGATGCCCAGTCCCGACCCTAAAAGTTTTCCACCCTGTGATATTAACTCAAACCATAAACTA from Salminus brasiliensis chromosome 7, fSalBra1.hap2, whole genome shotgun sequence encodes:
- the ccdc174 gene encoding coiled-coil domain-containing protein 174, yielding MDKKKKQYNVTASSLVDLKAELYRKQEAFKQERLSQDVGAAPKSHPKVKKPSIWTKQNEGVSARAQRDVEQTVEEEKNLDKSRQKLEEKARLYEQMTKGDFPDEETESLYLVDFTQKIIDQKKGMHSREAEKGDRDGEDTDTRIPVPPPQNADEEWVDYVDALGRSRKCLRKDLPEFQKMDQDLQNKQVTGADRTLLSEDMRREMQREQWEKEEEEQMKRPVGPIHYENIRDQEARELGVGYFAFAQDEQQRKKQRETLDMLRDQTTEQRNKREQLKEKRKAMLEARLAKVKMRKMKKSKLEPGAEEGESAAADEDVNKDEDETDDLIGPPPPEAAVKKVEVEIQERKDSRPGVPHVREWDRGKEFSFGQWTSRRREERDSDFAPPTSYFSEEKRANQMRSGEEGRSKGKLSFKWSEMHRGSVQDGSDLQTRNTHAAFTDQSASSEPQRKPPPPSQAQSVDELLSFYKHSV
- the ghrl gene encoding appetite-regulating hormone, coding for MPCPSRAGHAIVLLFALSLLAECVMCGSSFLSPTQKPQGRGDRKPPRVGRRAAAELEGPPPLEDNRFMISTPFQLGVSLSEGEYEEYGPVLKRILQDVLGDTPPLE